The following is a genomic window from Desulfobacterales bacterium.
GGCGGTAGACCATTTTGCCCGGGTGATCCAACACGAGGTGGATCACCTGAACGGGATTCTTTTTCTCGACCATCTCAGCGTGCTGAAACGCTCGCTCTACAAAAAACGGCGCAAAAAACAGCTCCGGCAGGAAAAAGAGGCCCATGGCCAATAGACTGCGGATCATCTTCATGGGCACCCCCGGGTTTGCCGTGCCCTCTTTAAAGGCCCTGCTCTCCGGGCCGGACCAGGTGGTTGCGGTGGTCACCCGGCCGGACCGCCCCAAGGGCCGCGGCAAAAAGCTGACCCCGCCGCCGATCAAAGAGTTGGCCCTGGCCGCTGGCCTGCCGGTACTCCAGCCCACCAGGATCCGGGGCGAGGATTTTCTCCGGAAACTTGCCGCCTATTCTCCGGATATCATCGTGGTCACCGCCTACGGACGGATCCTGCCCGGCCCGCTGCTGGCCATGCCGCCCCTGGGCGTCATCAATGTCCATGGCTCCCTGCTCCCCAAGTACCGGGGCGCGGCCCCGATCCAGTGGGCCCTGATCAACAACGAGACCGAGACCGGGGTGACGATCATCCAGATGGACCAGGGATTGGATACCGGCGACATCCTGCTGCCGGCCCGGATCGATATCGCGCCGGACGATACCGCCGGCAGTCTGGCAATCAAGCTGGCCGAGTTGGGCGGCAGAACGCTTCTCAAGGCCCTGGACCTGCTCCGGGCCGGCAACCTGCGCCCGCGGCAGCAGGACAACGACCTGGCCACCCCGGCGCCGTTGCTCAGCAAAAAAGACGGCCTGGTTGACTGGCAACAGCCGGCTATTGCGATCAGCGGACTGATCCGCGGCCTTGATCCCTGGCCCACCACCTATACCTATCTCAACCATAAACGGCTCCAGCTCTTTGCCCCCAAGGTGGTCCCGGCACCCCCTGACACTCCGGCGCCGGGCACCCTCTGCCGGGCCGACAGGGACGGACTGCTCATCGCCACCGGCCAGGACCTGTTACTGGTGCGGGCGGTCCAGCCCGAGGGCAAACAGAGGATGGAGGCGGACGCCTTTCT
Proteins encoded in this region:
- the fmt gene encoding methionyl-tRNA formyltransferase, giving the protein MANRLRIIFMGTPGFAVPSLKALLSGPDQVVAVVTRPDRPKGRGKKLTPPPIKELALAAGLPVLQPTRIRGEDFLRKLAAYSPDIIVVTAYGRILPGPLLAMPPLGVINVHGSLLPKYRGAAPIQWALINNETETGVTIIQMDQGLDTGDILLPARIDIAPDDTAGSLAIKLAELGGRTLLKALDLLRAGNLRPRQQDNDLATPAPLLSKKDGLVDWQQPAIAISGLIRGLDPWPTTYTYLNHKRLQLFAPKVVPAPPDTPAPGTLCRADRDGLLIATGQDLLLVRAVQPEGKQRMEADAFLRGHPLEPGTVFGR